A section of the Dehalobacter sp. DCM genome encodes:
- a CDS encoding zf-HC2 domain-containing protein, whose product MKCDIIRDLLPSYIENLTSESSNEEIEKHLADCEECRLFYQEMTGEVKENIPVTEVKELDYLKKIRKNYIRRAAITVGTIAVILVILVSLFAVGFSVASQDIDMTYVVKDNHLEINFQLKNGHDLLSPKSKAEFIYDDNHKVIGVEYYYKPVWVFDNPFDDVGSSFSLGTELPNPEDKGGFTNTIIIEYSDKTVKFVNGKLIE is encoded by the coding sequence ATGAAGTGTGATATTATCAGAGATCTATTGCCATCATATATAGAGAATCTTACCAGTGAATCGAGTAATGAAGAAATAGAAAAACACCTGGCAGACTGTGAAGAATGCAGACTCTTCTATCAGGAGATGACTGGTGAAGTCAAGGAGAATATTCCTGTAACAGAGGTTAAAGAACTTGACTATCTCAAGAAAATCCGGAAAAATTATATTCGGCGAGCTGCCATTACGGTGGGGACGATTGCTGTAATCTTAGTTATTCTGGTAAGCCTGTTTGCTGTCGGTTTTTCTGTAGCCTCCCAAGATATCGATATGACTTATGTCGTCAAGGACAATCATTTGGAAATAAATTTTCAGCTGAAAAACGGGCACGATTTGCTATCACCGAAGAGCAAAGCTGAGTTTATTTATGATGATAACCATAAAGTTATTGGAGTTGAGTATTATTACAAACCTGTCTGGGTATTTGATAATCCCTTTGATGATGTGGGGTCCAGTTTTTCTCTGGGTACAGAATTGCCGAATCCGGAGGATAAAGGCGGATTTACTAATACGATTATTATTGAATATTCGGATAAAACCGTCAAATTTGTGAACGGCAAACTGATCGAATAA
- a CDS encoding pyridine nucleotide-disulfide oxidoreductase/dicluster-binding protein: MDNEKLLKTGDRCIYDEPAACTAWCPLHIDVAAFVSEIEKGDFIKAYKILEKRMPFTRVLGMICDHPCESACVREAAGGAIRISELEKAAIKHGYTPLKKALPIPKKAGKVAVIGGGLSGITAALELDKKGFKVTIYEKSDKLGGRIWDYEGANLDKEIIEEELQIFSKLDIEVLFNSHIGQKDFKEIMNENNAVFLGTGEWDEKLEVNPETFQVQCSSLFAGGRLIYKNGSVILSVSSGRRAAASIERYVKGISMTAAREREGSFETPLKYEVDVIEPAAPVVKATDIFSEEEALNEAERCFQCRCTKCIDSCSHMKKFNTHPKNYIRNIIHNEDTFLGTRSANKMINSCTMCGLCDEQCHVGISMKNIIQETRESMVEKGKMPVSAHDFAMKDMEFSNSGLFFMVKSPPPIPEELAEMRKKELFTYPRLTFSKYAQSVYFGDVPDKENADYLFYPGCQLAASYPEYVEKAYEYLLSRMIKEGVGIMLGCCGAPADWAGRQDLMKSNIERLRDAWAEMGKPTFILACSSCCDIFAKYLPEIPFISLWEIFERYGLPEITPKGNGHLLSVHDACSTRHNKNIQEGIRNIVVKLGYEIQELKYAKEKTKCCGYGGLVYFANREQAENFAQDRINESDQDFLVYCAMCKDLFVAEGKRTYHILDLIFAENPVETAQKKMPNLSQRHANRAQLKKKLLKDLWREDPETELTPMKNLIIPEEVWGIMDERFILLEDVEKVVTYAQEFGERFFNPEDSSYLAYQRIADVTYWVRYIEKDGAIQLVTVYSHRMEVKKD; the protein is encoded by the coding sequence ATGGACAATGAAAAGCTTCTGAAAACGGGTGACAGATGTATTTATGATGAACCTGCAGCATGTACGGCATGGTGCCCACTTCACATCGATGTGGCGGCATTTGTGTCAGAGATAGAAAAAGGCGATTTTATTAAAGCTTATAAAATATTGGAGAAACGAATGCCTTTTACAAGAGTGCTTGGGATGATTTGTGACCATCCTTGTGAAAGTGCCTGTGTGAGAGAAGCTGCCGGTGGAGCGATAAGGATCTCGGAGCTTGAGAAGGCAGCAATCAAGCATGGGTACACACCCCTTAAAAAAGCATTGCCCATTCCTAAGAAAGCCGGCAAGGTAGCTGTGATCGGGGGCGGTTTAAGCGGGATTACCGCTGCCTTGGAGCTTGACAAAAAAGGTTTTAAGGTCACAATTTATGAAAAGTCAGATAAGCTAGGCGGCAGAATATGGGATTACGAAGGTGCAAACCTTGATAAGGAGATTATCGAAGAAGAGTTACAAATATTTAGCAAGTTAGATATTGAGGTGCTTTTCAACAGCCATATCGGCCAAAAAGACTTTAAAGAGATTATGAACGAGAACAATGCGGTTTTCCTTGGTACGGGCGAATGGGATGAGAAGCTGGAAGTTAATCCTGAGACTTTTCAAGTACAGTGCTCATCCCTATTTGCAGGGGGAAGACTCATATATAAAAATGGCTCTGTTATTTTATCGGTAAGTTCAGGTCGGAGAGCTGCAGCTTCGATAGAAAGATACGTTAAGGGAATTTCCATGACGGCTGCAAGGGAAAGAGAGGGATCATTTGAAACACCTCTAAAATATGAAGTGGATGTTATTGAACCTGCAGCACCGGTTGTCAAGGCCACTGATATATTCAGTGAAGAAGAGGCTCTCAATGAAGCCGAACGATGCTTTCAATGCAGGTGCACAAAATGTATCGATTCGTGCAGTCATATGAAGAAGTTCAATACCCATCCGAAAAATTATATAAGGAATATTATTCATAATGAAGATACATTCTTGGGTACACGGTCCGCAAATAAAATGATAAATTCCTGTACAATGTGCGGGTTGTGCGATGAACAATGTCATGTGGGCATCAGTATGAAGAATATCATACAGGAGACTAGGGAAAGTATGGTGGAAAAGGGCAAAATGCCGGTTTCCGCCCATGATTTTGCTATGAAAGATATGGAATTCAGCAACAGCGGCCTGTTTTTTATGGTAAAATCGCCTCCTCCGATTCCAGAAGAACTAGCGGAGATGAGAAAAAAGGAACTGTTTACCTACCCGCGTCTGACCTTTTCTAAATACGCCCAGTCGGTTTATTTTGGAGACGTGCCCGATAAAGAAAATGCTGATTATTTGTTTTATCCCGGATGCCAGCTTGCAGCGTCTTATCCGGAGTATGTCGAAAAAGCTTATGAATACCTTTTATCTAGGATGATCAAAGAAGGCGTAGGCATTATGCTTGGCTGTTGCGGTGCCCCTGCCGATTGGGCAGGCAGGCAGGATTTGATGAAGAGTAATATTGAAAGATTAAGAGACGCCTGGGCAGAGATGGGCAAGCCTACTTTTATTCTGGCGTGCTCAAGCTGCTGTGACATCTTTGCTAAATATCTTCCGGAGATACCGTTTATCTCTTTGTGGGAAATCTTTGAACGTTATGGACTTCCGGAAATCACCCCAAAGGGGAACGGCCATCTTTTATCTGTCCATGATGCCTGTTCGACACGGCATAATAAAAATATCCAAGAAGGCATAAGAAATATCGTGGTAAAGCTTGGTTATGAAATACAAGAACTGAAATATGCCAAGGAAAAAACAAAATGCTGCGGCTACGGGGGACTTGTCTATTTTGCCAATAGAGAACAGGCTGAAAATTTTGCACAAGACCGCATCAACGAAAGCGATCAGGATTTTTTGGTTTACTGTGCGATGTGCAAAGATTTGTTTGTGGCTGAGGGAAAAAGAACCTATCATATTCTGGATCTGATTTTTGCGGAGAATCCAGTGGAAACAGCGCAGAAAAAAATGCCGAACCTTTCCCAAAGACATGCCAACAGAGCGCAGCTTAAAAAGAAATTGCTTAAAGATTTATGGCGTGAAGACCCGGAGACTGAATTGACTCCAATGAAGAATTTAATCATTCCGGAAGAGGTATGGGGTATTATGGACGAACGGTTTATTCTTCTGGAAGACGTTGAAAAAGTTGTCACATATGCGCAGGAATTCGGCGAACGGTTTTTTAACCCTGAAGATTCAAGCTATTTAGCCTATCAGCGAATTGCCGATGTTACCTATTGGGTACGCTATATTGAAAAAGACGGAGCCATTCAATTAGTCACAGTTTACAGTCACAGAATGGAAGTAAAAAAGGACTAG
- a CDS encoding RNA polymerase sigma factor has protein sequence MQDIAQLYKEYAQQVYKYLFSLCHNEQIAEELMQETFYRALKSLKSYDGTCKIYVWLCQIAKHIWYQTLARNKKTQTAELSPEIPSADPSVEDNIILRDGKMSLFKKMHLLPEPMREVMYLRLTGEFSFREIGEILGKDETWARVTFYRGKQKIMKGRVL, from the coding sequence ATGCAGGATATCGCGCAGCTGTATAAAGAGTATGCACAGCAGGTATACAAATACTTATTCAGTCTTTGTCACAACGAACAAATCGCTGAAGAGCTGATGCAGGAGACTTTTTACCGTGCCCTAAAATCGCTGAAGAGCTATGACGGGACATGTAAAATCTATGTCTGGCTCTGTCAAATAGCCAAACATATCTGGTATCAGACGCTGGCCAGAAATAAGAAAACGCAAACCGCAGAACTCTCCCCGGAGATTCCTTCAGCAGATCCTTCAGTGGAAGATAATATTATATTGCGTGACGGAAAAATGAGCTTATTCAAAAAAATGCATCTGCTGCCTGAACCGATGCGGGAAGTAATGTACCTCAGGCTTACAGGAGAATTCAGTTTTCGCGAGATCGGGGAGATTCTGGGTAAAGACGAAACCTGGGCCAGAGTCACTTTCTATAGAGGGAAACAAAAAATAATGAAAGGGAGAGTTTTATGA